In Arctopsyche grandis isolate Sample6627 chromosome 13, ASM5162203v2, whole genome shotgun sequence, one DNA window encodes the following:
- the LOC143921541 gene encoding uncharacterized protein LOC143921541 isoform X2, translating into MECRLCLGPAPAESSVSIFGDPHPERLEQRIRTCCQIQVKRSDGLPDTVCLSCKTNLELLISFRKACFRSNEKSQLRLDDCLKIKTEEVLLEDVIWDDEPSQPTIHRKNSEICLKPFPNKSKLVLHKRSHTGENLFKCDICLKSFIRKNTLVKHLRTHTGEKPYKCEISLKSFTQKTGLEKHKKLHSGMKLYKCDICLKSFVRKSNLVRHLKTHMGEKPYKCEICLKSFSAKYYTKQHENLHAGILHKCDICLKPFTQKSGLEIHKTLHAGILHKCDICLKSFVQKCTLVRHLKTHTGEKPYKCEICLKSFSVKYNFKQH; encoded by the exons atggagtgcaggctttgtcttggaccagctccggccgaatcttccgtctccatcttcggtgatcctcatccagagcgtctggagcaacgcattcggacctgctgtcaaattcag gttaaaagaagCGATGGATTGCCagacacggtgtgtctttcgtgtaaaaccaatctggaattattgatcagctttcgaaaggcttgttttcgaagcaacgaaaagtctcaactgaggttagatgattgcttgaagatcaagactgaagaagttttattggaagatgtaatatgggacgatgagccttcacaaccaacaattcaccgaaagaatagtgaaatttgtttaaagccaTTTCCCAATAAATCCAAACTTGTGTTACACAAAAGATCACATACTGGAGAAAAcctgttcaaatgtgatatttgtttaaaatcatttattcgaaaaaatacaCTTGTcaaacatttaagaactcacacaggtgaaaagccttacaagtgtgaaatttctttaaaatcatttactcaaaaaactggtctcgagaaacataaaaaattgcattctgGGATGAAactatacaaatgtgacatttgtttaaaatcatttgttcgaaAAAGTAATCTTGTTAGACATTTAAAAACTCACATgggtgaaaagccttacaagtgtgaaatttgtctaaaatcattttctgctAAATATTACACCAAGCAACATGAAAATTTGCATGCTGGGatactacacaaatgtgacatttgtttaaaaccatttactcaaaaatctggtCTCGAGATACATAAAACATTGCATGCGGGGatactacacaaatgtgacatttgtttaaaatcatttgttcaaaaatgtacacttgtcagacatttaaaaactcacacgggtgaaaagccttacaagtgtgaaatttgtctaaaatcattttctgttAAATATAACTTCAAGCAACattaa
- the LOC143921543 gene encoding uncharacterized protein LOC143921543, with protein sequence MFGRSRDTAVCCWLVRLVDLPSPRSEVVAGQELDVDWSAAVCRSLLLWVDWRCLGCTSFYMFLECLVEVVVDAYVHLVVDAYEHLVVDAYERNLLLSRRRIFWNAWRCSARCILMVAACFDRFGSTRLVGAFRLSLI encoded by the exons atgttcggaaggtctcgggatacggcagtgtgttgctggctcgttcggctggttgatcttccaagtccgcgtagtgaagtggtggctggtcaggagctggatgtcgactggtctgctgctgtgtgtcgaagcttgctgctgtgggtcgactggcgttgtttgggttgtacctccttttata tgtttctggaatgcttggtggaagtggttgttgatgcgtacgtgcatttggttgttgatgcgtacgagcatttagttgttgatgcgtacgagaggaatttgcttttgtcgaggcgtagaattttctggaatgcttggcgctgttccgctcgatgtattttaatggtggcggcgtgtttcgaccgttttggttccactcgactggtaggggcgttccgcttgagtttaatataa
- the LOC143921540 gene encoding uncharacterized protein LOC143921540 encodes MECRLCLGPAPAESSVSIFSSTPDPHPERLEQRIRTCCQIQVKRSDGLPDTVCLSCKTNLELLISFRKACFRSNEKSQLRLDDCLKIKTEEVLLEDVIWDDEPSQPTIPRKNSEICLKPFPNKSELVLHKTAHTGEILFKCDICLKSFVRKSTLVTHLKTHTGEKPYKCEICLKSFSEKFNLKVHIKLHAGIKPHICDICLKSFVRRSSLVTHLKTHTGEKPYKCEICLKSFSEKFKLKVHIELHAGILHKCKICYKPFTQKSDLERHKTLHAGILHKCNICLKSFVSKCRLVRHLETHTGEKPYKCEICLKSFSVKYYLKRHEKLHTGILHKCEICLKSFVQKNYLVSHLRYHTGEKPYKCEICLKTYTLKSVLEMHKTLHSGILHNCDICLKSFLRKSILVAHLKTHTGEKPYKCEICLKSFVRQSRLVRHLKTHTGEKPYKCEICLKSFSVKYYLKRHEKLHTGILHKCEICLKSFVRKNHLVRHLKTHTGEKPYKGEICLKPFTQKSGLEIHKTLHSRIKLYKCDICLKSFFRKNDLVPHLRYHTGEKPYKCEICLTSFIQKSSLETHKKLHTGIKIKHR; translated from the exons atggagtgcaggctctgtcttggaccagctccggccgaatcttccgtctccatcttcagCTCCACACcagatcctcatccagagcgtctggagcaacgcattcggacctgctgtcaaattcag gttaaaagaagCGATGGATTGCCagacacggtgtgtctttcgtgtaaaaccaatctggaattattgatcagctttcgaaaggcttgttttcgaagcaacgaaaagtctcaactgaggttagatgattgcttgaagatcaagactgaagaagttttattggaagatgtaatatgggacgatgagccttcacaaCCAACAATTCCTcgaaagaatagtgaaatttgtttaaagccaTTTCCCAATAAATCCGAACTTGTGTTACACAAAACAGCACATACTGGAGAAATcctgttcaaatgtgatatttgtttaaaatcatttgttcgaaAAAGTACACTTGTCACACATTTAAAAACTCACACgggtgaaaagccttacaagtgtgaaatttgtctaaaatcattttctgaaaaatttAACCTCaaggtacatataaaattgcatgctgggataaaaccacacatatgtgacatttgtttaaaatcatttgttcgaaGAAGTTCACTTGTCACACATTTAAAAACTCACACTggtgaaaagccttacaagtgtgaaatttgtctaaaatcattttctgaaaaatttAAACTCAAGGTACATATagaattgcatgctgggatactacacaaatgtaaaatttgttacaaaccatttactcaaaaatctgaTCTCGAGAGACATAAAacattgcatgctgggatactacacaaatgtaacatttgtttaaaatcatttgtttcAAAATGTAGACTTGTCAGACATTTAGAAACTCACACgggtgaaaagccttacaagtgtgaaatttgtctaaaatcattttctgttAAATATTACCTCAAgcgacatgaaaaattgcatactgggatactacacaaatgtgaaatttgtttaaaatcatttgttcaaaaaaattatcttgtgtcacatttgagatatcacacgggggaaaagccttacaagtgtgaaatttgtctaaaaacaTATACTCTAAAATCTGTTCTCGAGATGCATAAAACATTGCATTCTGGGATACTACAcaattgtgacatttgtttaaaatcatttcttcgAAAAAGTATACTTGTCGCACATTTAAAAACTCACACgggtgaaaagccttacaagtgtgaaatttgtctaaaatcatttgttcgacAAAGTAGACTTGTCAGACATTTAAAAACTCACACgggtgaaaagccttacaagtgtgaaatttgtctaaaatcattttctgttAAATATTACCTCAAgcgacatgaaaaattgcatactgggatactacacaaatgtgaaatttgtttaaaatcatttgttcgTAAAAATCATCTTGTCAGACATTTAAAAACTCATACgggtgaaaagccttacaagggTGAAATTTGCCTAAaaccatttactcaaaaatctggtCTCGAGATACATAAAACATTGCATTCTAGGATAAAactatacaaatgtgacatttgtttaaaatcattttttcgtAAAAATGATCTTGTGCCTCATTTGAGAtatcacacgggggaaaagccttacaagtgtgaaatttgtctaacatcatttattcaaaaatctagcctcgagacacataaaaaattgcatactgggataaaaataaaacatagataa
- the LOC143921541 gene encoding uncharacterized protein LOC143921541 isoform X1, which translates to MECRLCLGPAPAESSVSIFSSTPDPHPERLEQRIRTCCQIQVKRSDGLPDTVCLSCKTNLELLISFRKACFRSNEKSQLRLDDCLKIKTEEVLLEDVIWDDEPSQPTIPRKNSEICLKPFPNKSELVLHKTAHTGEILFKCDICLKSFVRKSTLVTHLKTHTGEKPYKCEICLKSFSEKFNLKVHIKLHAGIKPHICDICLKSFVRRSSLVTHLKTHTGEKPYKCEICLKSFSEKFKLKVHIELHAGILHKCKICYKPFTQKSDLERHKTLHAGILHKCNICLKSFVSKCRLVRHLETHTGEKPYKCEICLKSFSVKYYLKRHEKLHTRKLHKCEICLKSFVRKNDLVSHLRYHTGEKPYKCEICLKSFSVKYNFKQHKKLHAGIKPHKCDICVKSFPRRSSLVTHLKTHTGEKPYKCEICLKSFSGKYYLKQHKKLHAGILHKCEICLKLFTQKSGLERHKTLHAGILHKCDICLKSFVHKCTLVRHLKTHTGEKPY; encoded by the exons atggagtgcaggctctgtcttggaccagctccggccgaatcttccgtctccatcttcagCTCCACACcagatcctcatccagagcgtctggagcaacgcattcggacctgctgtcaaattcag gttaaaagaagCGATGGATTGCCagacacggtgtgtctttcgtgtaaaaccaatctggaattattgatcagctttcgaaaggcttgttttcgaagcaacgaaaagtctcaactgaggttagatgattgcttgaagatcaagactgaagaagttttattggaagatgtaatatgggacgatgagccttcacaaCCAACAATTCCTcgaaagaatagtgaaatttgtttaaagccaTTTCCCAATAAATCCGAACTTGTGTTACACAAAACAGCACATACTGGAGAAATcctgttcaaatgtgatatttgtttaaaatcatttgttcgaaAAAGTACACTGGTCACACATTTAAAAACTCACACgggtgaaaagccttacaagtgtgaaatttgtctaaaatcattttctgaaaaatttAACCTCaaggtacatataaaattgcatgctgggataaaaccacacatatgtgacatttgtttaaaatcatttgttcgaaGAAGTTCACTTGTCACACATTTAAAAACTCACACTggtgaaaagccttacaagtgtgaaatttgtctaaaatcattttctgaaaaatttAAACTCAAGGTACATATagaattgcatgctgggatactacacaaatgtaaaatttgttacaaaccatttactcaaaaatctgaTCTCGAGAGACATAAAacattgcatgctgggatactacacaaatgtaacatttgtttaaaatcatttgtttcAAAATGTAGACTTGTCAGACATTTAGAAACTCACACgggtgaaaagccttacaagtgtgaaatttgtctaaaatcattttctgttAAATATTACCTCAAgcgacatgaaaaattgcatactaggaaactacacaaatgtgaaatttgtttaaaatcatttgttcgaaAAAATgatcttgtgtcacatttgagatatcacacgggggaaaagccttacaagtgtgaaatttgtctaaaatcattttctgttAAATATAACTTCaagcaacataaaaaattgcatgctgggataaaaccacacaaatgtgacatttgtgtaAAATCATTTCCTCGAAGAAGTTCACTTGTCACACATTTAAAAACTCACACgggtgaaaagccttacaagtgtgaaatttgtctaaaatcattttctggtAAATATTACCTCaagcaacataaaaaattgcatgctgggatactacacaaatgtgaaatttgtttaaaactatttactcaaaaatctggtCTCGAGAGACATAAAacattgcatgctgggatactacacaaatgtgacatttgtttaaaatcatttgttcaCAAATGTACACTTGTCAGACATTTAAAAACCCACACGGGTGAAAAGCCTTActag